AATGCAGAAATTTACAAACTCTGAGAAGTATGTTCAAGTATTGTCTGTTAATACTTAGTCAGGGCTCAATTtactgcagcagcacagcttGGCATGGAGGCAATCAGCCTGTGGTACTGCTGAGTTGTAATAGCTGTCCAGGTTGCCTTGACAACTATCTTCAACTCTTCTTTATTGTTGGGTCTGGCTCGTCCCATTCTCTTCTTCACAatacaccacagattttcaatcgGGTTCAGATCTGGTGAGTTGGCTGGCCAGTCTAGCACTGTAATCCCATAGACAGTGAGCATTTCTGAGTGGTTTTAGCAGTATAGGGAGATGCCAGATCTCCAACAAACTCTTCAACAGACAGAAGCATGTAGCGCTCCAAAATCTGATGGCAGCCGGCAGCGttgacatacacacacacacacacacacacacacacacacacacacacacacacacacacacacacacacacacacacacacacacacacacacacacacacacacacattcacacacattcacacacactatGCACTTTAACCACTCAGATTCAGGACTCTGATGTTTAAACCATGTGATGATCTTTGAAtgttgtgattgtttgtctatgaATGATTTCTGAATGCTGTTGCTGACttcatgctgtttttgtgttgattttgtgctgtttttgtgtgcatgGAAGAGATGCCAGTCTGAATTTCATTGTACTtgtgtaatgacaataaagaattctattctattctacttcAGACTCACTGCACATAAACTGAAATATGTCaagcctttatttgttttgataGTAATGGCTTACAGCTCAGATGCTGAGGTTGTCTTGATAGCTGCCTTCAGctattgtttattattggctCTGGTTCGCCCCATTCTCCTCTTGACAACAAGGCACAGATTTTCTGTGGGGTTCAGATCTGGTGAGTTGGCTGGCTAATCTAGCACTGTAATGCCATGGTCAGTGAACTATTTCTGAGTGGTTTTGGCAGTGTGAAGAGATGCCaggtcttgctggaaaacaaaatctGCATCTCTAAAAAGCTCTTCAGCAGATGGAAGCATGTAGTGCTCCAAATACGATGGTAGCCAGCTGCACTGATTTTGGACAGATTATGCATGATGGACCAACATCAGCAGACAGCATGGTCCCCCAAATCATCACTGACTGCAGATACTTCACATTGGACTTCAAAAAACGTTGATCCTGTGGCACTCCATTCTTCCTCCAAACTATGGGACCTTAATTTCCTAtatgaaatgcaaaatttacTTTCATCTGAAAAGAGGACTTTGGACTACTGAGAAACAGTCCAGTTATTTTCTCCGGAGCCCACGTAAGACACTTCTGACATTGCTAGATGTTCAGGAAGGACTTGACAATAGGAGTTCGACACTTGCAGCCCATTTCCTGGACACATCTATGCATGGTGGCTCTGAATGCACTGGCTCTAGTCTTAGTCCACTGCTTGTTAATCTCCCACAGATTCTTGCATCTGCTTTTCTTGGACATCCTCTCAAGTCTGCAGTCATCCCTTTTACTTGTGCACCTTTTTCTACCACACTTTTTCCTTCCAGTTAACTTTCCATTTATATGCTTTGATACAGCACTCTGTAAACAGCAGCCCTTTCAGCAATGCATTCTTGAGTCTTACCCCCCTTGCAGAGGGTGTCAATAATTATCTTCTGGACAGCTGTCAAGTAAGCAGTCTTCTCCATGATTGTGGTTGTGTGTACTGAACCAGACTAAGAATTTAAAAGCTctctgcaggtgttttgagttaattagctgatttgAGCCCTTCTCAGGACTGTGTGGGACTGTCTGGGGGTTCTTGATTGATATCTCTGTGGCCCTCTGTGAAATATTCTAATATTCTGATATTGATTTCTcattaaagttaaaacaaataaaggctcaacatatttcattttgtgtataCTGAGTCTAAAAGATATACAGTTTTCCCTTTGAGCAATGTCTGCTGAAAAACGTTGAATGTTTTCTACCATATTCTAATAATATGAGATGTGCCTGTATTTGAGAATGATTACAGAGTAATGTAgaatatgtgtgtatatagcCTGAATTTAGCAAAGACATTTAGTGCATACAAAGTAAAAAGTTTGAAGCAAAGAATAACAGTCTAATGAGGATTACAAAATAATTCATCTTACAAGtgtatatgtctgtgtgtgtgtgtgtgtgtgtgtgtgtgtgtgtgtgtgtatactgtCTTTGAGATCTCTTACTTGAGCTGGCTTTTTCTGAATGACTTGCTGtggctgcaaaaagaaaagaagggaaaGGTAAGTGTTGTTCCACTGAATATCATAAACAAAAAGAAGTTACCTCTTCCAGCGGCGTCCAAGGCAGCAGCCAGCCAGAGGTGCTCCACATGtgctttttatcttttaattttttcactTCTCCTGCATTATATTTGAAGTATTAGGCTACATTTGTTATAAGTAGAAGAATCTGGCCCCAGACtttgtttcaacattttgtcattttggaaatacTTTTCAATGGCTGCTCCCCGTTGGTGATCCTGTTTCCACACTGACTGTTACCTACCTCTCTTTGGATTTGTTTCATCATACCCGCACATACCTCCAAAGACACGCATTCCTGGATTATGCAAATGACATCTCTCACCTCACTCGCCAAGCTGCTGTCAGCCACGTGGCTTAGTTTTGCTTTCGGGGTTACCTTTGTAATTATCACTCCTGCTCAACTACTTGTTTATTGTGCTTCTCTGCTAATTTTGCCTTTTGTTATCTCAGCATTCTTGTATAGACGCTGAGCAGTTTGActtctgtgtttctgctctgttcttGTGCGCCTGTGAATTCTACTATCCCCCTCCCGTTTACCTGTCCAAACCTTGTTATACTCAGTTCTGGTTAGTTCCCTGCTCTGTATTTATCCTGTCTTTTAAGATTAAGTCTGCTTTGTATTTTGTGATTCGCATAATGGCTTTGTCTCCCTCCTGGGCTTCTAATGGTAGTTCCATGGTACTTTTTTGGCTTCCATGGTACTTCCTGCGTAGTTGTGTTGCCTGCAGCGTAATTCCCTGTATTGGCCGTTAGTGTCTCTAGTCCCAGTTCCCGTTatcgtgtatgtgtgtgttattgtaaataaattgttAAATCTTCAATCTGTGTGAcatgtctctctgtctgcactTGGGTCTCTGTACAAACTGTGACATTACGACCTGCTCAGGCAGGAATATGTTGCTGCAGGTGGATGCTCCACTAATGGTCTGGATCACCAACTACCTCACaactttttcacactttgtgaGGCTGCAGAGGGCCAAGTCAGAAACAATACTGGAAAGCATTGGTGCACCTCAGGACAGATTCCTGTCACCCTCTTGTTCACTCTCTACACCTCTGACTTCAGATACTGTTCACAGTCCTGCCATTTGCAGAAGTTCCTTCCTTAGTGGGCTGTATCAGCAGGGGGCAGGAGGCTGTGTGGTGGACAGCTCTGTAATGTTTCATCAACCACCTACTGTTTAACATCCCAAAAACTAAAGAGTTAGTGGTGGATATCAGGAGGTACAGGACCACTCAGAGCCCAGTCATTATCAAGGGAACAGAGGTGGACATACTCAAGGATTACAAGTACCTCAGTGTCTACATAGACAATATGGACTAAAAACACAGAGGCTCTTTAAAAGAAAGGTCAGAGTTATCTGTTTTTTCTCAGCAGAGTGAGATCTTTAAACATGTGCAGTACTATGCTGCAGATGTGTTATCACTTGGTGCTGGCCAGCATCATTTTCGATGCTGTAGTGTTCTGGGGCAGCAGGGTAAAgacagctaatgctaacagacTCAACAAGGTCACCGGGAaagctggttctgtcctggaagTGTAGCTGGAGTCTTTGGCAGAGGTGTCAGAGAGACGGATGCTGAGGAAACTACTGCTCAGAGCAGCTTCAGCTGTAGCCTGGGACCATCGAGGAGCAGCACACAATGTCACAGGGGGACTTTGCTAACAGTGGCCATCCAACTGTGCAACTCCTCCCCTTTCTGTAGGAACGGCAGTTAAAATATGAATTGTTCGCATACTCCACCCATGGCAGAAAGATGCTCCAGACAGTCAGATTCTCAGAGGTGACACAGCACTGGAGGATCTCCAGCCTTGAATGGCCCAATAAGTCTGGCCATGGGATTGAGGATGGAAACCAGAGGTTAAACTGACAGTTGCTCCCAGGGCCTTGCAGAATGTTTTCCAAACCTCACCACTGCACCAGAGTCGTTTGGGGATCTGCATGGGCTGGAGGAGACTGGAACTGGACTGGTTGGAGGTTCTAGCATAACAGCAAAACCTAGAAATCCTAATTCTAATTCGAAGTCATTTGACACTTAATAGTCAAAATGATCCTTAATCATTAAACTTATGCCTATCATGATTATAAGATATTCATTGGAATTTCATTCCAAGAATTCCTAAATTGTCATCCATAGCTTCATTGGAATTTCATCATGGACATGTCCATGACATCATTATTgatttgtgcaaaaataaatcatacGCATCAAAATATGAGTAGATGAAAAGTCTACagcaccgttcaaaagtttggggtcttccagaaaattccatgttttccatgaaaactcacttttattcatgtgctaacataattgcacaagggttttctaatcatcagttagcctttcaacaccattagctaacacaatgtagcattagaacacaggagtgatggttgctggaaatgttcctctgtacccctatggagatattccattaaaaatcagctgtttccagctagaatagtcatttatcacattaacaatgtctagactggattaatcattcatttcatcttatcttcattgaaaaaaaatgcttttctttcaaaaataaggacatttctaagtgaccacaaacttttgaacggtagtgtgagTATTTGACCAGATtgagatacagacacacaactctcTATATACATTTACAAATAGTCTTGCTACAATAATACCCCATTAAAAAAGAATGACTAGGATGGAACAGCAGGTCACATTGTACTTTTCTTCACTTCAgtcaggtgagctgtcacacatagtcacagtttatcagctgaaGTTCTTTATTTTGTTACTTAGAGGTGCTCCTCTACAATGCCACCATGTTAATGCATTGGTGAGGCCAACAACATGCCATGTCCCATGTCTGAAAGGGCTCAAGGTGCTAATTCATTTACAACCAAATGTAGATTTTTAGGTAGACATCAAGAGGTCAAGGAATCATAAATATCCATACCACATTTCATGGAAATCTGAATCTGTACCACAATAAATGTACAGTCTATATCCAGCAGTAAGCATGTCCAAAACCTCCACAATGACTTCTTTATCacaacttgatttttttgttgttttttttatgtgcacTTATTATCATAACATTGTATTAATCCAAAGCAGCCGAATCAGACTGTCATTGACATGACTTTAATTTTTGAGGGGATTATGGAACATCACATATGTAAACAGCAATCAAAGGTGCTTAACAAAGAGGAAACGTCAAATGAATGCACaagtaattattttaattgatGTTGCATTGAGATATTTGAAAATGAAGATATTCCTAATTGGTCAAAATTTCAGATGTCAATATTTCAATTATGACCTTTAATTTGTTCAAAAAGGTTTGACTGAAATGTTCTGTAAATCATAAACCTTTAAGTATttatagtggaaaaaaaatgtgtcggCCCATAGATGAAACTGCAATATGTGTAAGTTTATGGTTCATTGTTGGTGTTTGTGTCAGCTGTTCTTAGCAATATTTGATCATATAAACAGGTTGAAGTTGTGTCATGCATCGCATTATGGTGAAGCTATTGTGACTACTTTCAATCTTCATTACAGGGAATGAGACACAAGCAACAGGCATGACATACAGTAGATGTGTGAGATGTTCAAAACTGCTACTTTTGACAGTTGAATGAAATCAACTTTTGTAAGTACTAAAcattacaaaattaaacaagaaaagcattcagagaacGCAggactccgccaaggctgctcagtcgtatgatttccgacagatgaaatctttaaaaaaattgtggtccacagcggtggatttgttgtgggatcacaatcatgtgatcgtcagcaggcagctgacatagtgttcacttgtcatagttacagtgacgccgtgccgctatctcacaattatacaaaaatctttaacaaatccgtggatccagactataagctgcatcactgccaaaatttaatcacttggtccttgtgtcatttctgaccttccctgaaaatttcatccaaatccgttagtccggatgttgctaacagacagacagacagacagacagacagacagacagacagacagacagacagacggcaGTCATCAtataactctgctgtgttccttggtggagtaacaaacatttgactgtagTTGTTGCTACCAAAGGTGAcccaaccagttattagctTTGGGGtacaattattttttcatggGATGATGTAGATTTTCAGTAATTCTTCATTAAACCATAGTTTTCAAACAGCATTTTGTAGGCTAACATtcaataaatattagtttgatctgaaacatttaagtgtgactaatatgcaaaaatagatttctgttacggggcaaatacttttgcacAGCACTGTACGTATTTGCAGTTCTTTTTGCTGACATTTGTTCCAGCTTCCAGCATACCAACAGCAGACACAAGCTCAGACCTGAGGAGAACCACTTGCTTACCCATTTCCTGGGTCGCCCCCTGGGTCTTTTCTCCTCCATTGCCtcagttttctgtgaaaacataAAGTAAAGTATAACTGAAAAGTTTTTGTTGCATTGCCTCACATGAATTATGGTCTGGAGGGTTTTTTTCAAAGTTAACCATGTTTACTGTAGTGGATTATCTAACTAAAGAAGTTTCAAATTTCCACCAGTTGTATTTTCTATAGTACTGAACTGTAAGCAGCATTTATTTGGAAGGGAGGACAAACACAATCACATACCACAGTCACAAAAATACATTATAATTGTGTACATGAATTGTGAGAAGTATCAAACATATGGCATATGATTTgtagaaaaacagtgaacaCTTACACTTTCATTTGAAATGGTAAAGTGAACTTGCTATATTCTACACCAGTTTCATCAGTACACAGACTATAGACGATTCTTCTGTTGTCTTAAGATGACAATTCCAACAATTGTAAAGATGCAGTACACAGCATGTGGTACATGGTACAACAGACAATCGGCTGCATGATGCTCTGGATGGACACCTGTATGAATATAACATCCCATTTTACTGCACccccaaaataactcaaacttCGCCAAGCCTTTAAGAAAGAGTGGGACAACATTCCACAAGCCAGCATCGACAACCTTAATTACTATTTGCTTCTTAATATatcaaaaattaataaaatttccTTTGATGTTTATCTACATTCTGCCTAGATCAAAGACAATTGGTGTCCAAATCCTCACTTTCAACATTAACAAAGCATCTTTTATCATCAAAAGTTATGTTGTACActgaaatgaaggaaaacatttcttttatgtGCTTGAAAAAGACCAAGTGTGGTCAAATCCCTAATAAATCATTGGACCTATGTGAGCATTCATGCCATTTCCAGTACCAAGTCTGGTGTGGATACACCGCACCACTAAAAACTGTTGTCTTTGTCATTAAATAAAAGCAAGCTATTAGCTTGTGCCAAGCAGGAAAGGAACTAGTTAGGAGCCTCCCAAGACAAGCATAAGAATACAACACAACGATGATGTGATGTTCAGTAGCAGGTATCTGTCATGGCTTATTACACTGCACAATGGCAAGATAATCTGTGTACTGTAATCCCAGTTCTCTGTTTGCgatgctgcatttttaatgtggagaTTTAATGGTCTGAAAGGTAAAACCCTGTTGAATTAATCATCAGTGTGCTTTATGTGTCTCAGCAAAGCAAGTGTGCAATAGCCCTAAACAGCAGGGATCTGACGTGGAAACCTACCATAAATGCCaccttttttaaaagaacaaaaatgtttgtgagAGTAAAACCATAAGacctcaaaacaaaaaaaataggcTGGTAGGTTTCAAATTCCATTCTTTTGCCATCACTTAAAAAAGTCATTGGCTTGGAGTCAAAATTCTTTAATCGTGTTACTTTTTCAATTCCAGAAATTTGTACAGAAAAGTCTTAAGACCTTGATGCTGTCAATAATGGACCTTTTGAGTTTTCACCAACGTTGTTGTTGTGGTAGCGCATTGTTCACCATAAAACAGTAAAGTGTTTTTGAGGGGCTAGAGATGCTTTAAAACTCACATAATTGGCATCAGAAGGGTTTTGTTATGTGATGTGGTTCTTGGGTTTGTGGTGTGACAAGGGAGCTTTAAAGCAGCCCTAACAACAGCATCAGAGAAGCCCTCAAGGTACATTTCACCAAGATTTCAAAATTTTAAGTTTACAAATTATGCATTATTTCAAGAAAGGTGTacaacattttatgttttgacgTAAGGTAAGTAATAGTCCAGTCAAGAACAATTTCATTTTCTTATAGATGCCTGTCAGAGACAGCACACGTGATTGGTATAGGAAAGAGAAGTCTTAAAGGTGTGAACTGACCAGGGTTCCTCTCATCTGAAAAGACTGATATCTTCATTATTTATCATAACAATGCCACGTGAGACGAGACTAGATTATTGTTAGAGCAGACTGGCTCACTTTTCAAAGTGCTAGGAATGTTTATAATGGTTCATGATGGCAAAAGAGCACTAAGACTTCCGTCATTCTGAGCTTAAAACCGCTTAGTCTTAGAATTACCTGCCCTGTCCTCTCTGGGATGCATCACAACCCAaatgttattttgatatttCGGTAAAATTCCAAACTATTCCCTGGATCAGTTTCTCTGTAATCTTGTCTTACTCATCAGCTTGACTTCTCATGCACACTTCACTCGATGCGTGTACACAAACCTGTGAGCGTGATGCTGAGGTGTGGCTGCATGGTTCTATCAACATGGAAGCACAAAAACACTGGCTAGTTCCCGTGTTTACATATGTGTTCTTGTTGGCCATTATGTTTTACAGGTTATGCAGTAGCTAGTGGACTAGTATAATGAAAAAGCATTGTTGCGAATTCTTCTTCAGTAACTGTACAGACTGTGAATGTAGATCATTTCTGTTTACGCTGGTTTATAAGTTAACTACATGAGTTCTGTCTTATGGTGCTGAGTCGACTAAATGCATGAAATAAAAAGTGCGCATTTGCGCAGGTAGTCTGCTGTGAAGGTGATTATTCTCCAGTAGGAACTTTGATGCACGTATCCATCAATCTAGTATCTATACGCCTCTTAATCcacattagggtcatggggggctgaagtctatcccagctcacttagggtgaaggcaggagacacctggacaggtcaccagtctatcacaggactacacatagagataaacaatcacactcacattcacacctacactTGTCCCCAGTGTCTCCGGTGTCCCGGTGTTTCTTGTGCTCCTTGAGACGAACCATATCACCACTTCCGGGCTTGTTTTGATCAGCATTACAAGCTGGCTATAAAGCGGACAGCAGAACTACAGCAGTACCACTGAAGCTGCGATCACCAAGTCcgttcattctttctttcttttgggatctttttttttcaatttaccGGGAGAACGGAGGACCTTCGGCACCGGGAACTATGAGTGGACACAGGGACCAGCCCGGTGAAAGCTCTGGCTCCCAAGAGCCCACCGGGGCCGCGGACACACTGAAGAGGAGACCTGGGAGACCAAGGAAGATCCACAAAGTAAGAGTGACTGCTGTTCACTGAATCTGCTCTGAAAGAGACAGGAGTCCTGTCTGTCACTGAGAATCTCATTACACACAGTGGGATCAAGGTGGGGTTTAAATAGAACACAGTCCAGACACCTCACTATGGTGGGAGAGTAGAACTTTAGCATTGTGTTTTGCCATGCTGCTCTCATCTTGTGGCAGTCTGCCTTAAAATGTGTTGAATTTGTTGCATTTGTTATTGATTGTTTGGGTGTACAGTCCACCCTTCCACTATGCACCTGACCTGAAGCTCCACAAGTTTCCAGCAATTTACAGCTGGAGGTTGTTTTTCCAACTATACTGCTGTTTAAATGAATATATCCATCCATACTAATTATTAATGTATGTATTCCTGACTTTGGCTAATGTTTACAACTGAAAAGATGAGTAAGAAGAGGAAAGTGAGGATGGATGTATTTGTGCAAATTTTCCATGAGTTAAATCAGGGGTGTAATGACTAATGAGGGTTCTAAAGGTGCTTATATGAATATATTTACAGAGGTTATTCATCAGTGAGTTACAGACCCACAAAAAATTCACACCACAATCATGTCCATTTACACAGTAGACTACACTGTTACTGTGGGTAACAAAAACCAGACTGTTTTATAAAGGTATGTCTCAGAAGTAATCCTCAGCTAATTTTTGAGTAGCCTGGAGTTTGATTTGAATGTAATGTACAATACATtttgaaacaagaaaaacactcacagaGCAGTagtccgccaaggctgctctgtcattgtatcatttccgatggataagtcctgataattccacagcagtggatttgtagtagcatcacaatcatgtgatcatcagcaggcagctgatgtagtgttcacttgttgtcatagttacagtggcaccgtgccgctatctcgcaatgatacagaaatctttatcaaatccatggatccagactataagccacatcactgatctaatcaattggtccttgtgtcatttctgaccttccctgaaaatttcatccaaatctgtttatctgtttttgagtaatgttgctaacagacagattgacagacagaccaacgccaatcatcacataactacTCCACCTTCGAGGAGTAATGAATATAGATGATTATGCAAATACAGAGATCCTAAAGGAACCATCCAGAACAGTTTGCCTTTAAATTGTGTACAATACACAGAAAAGgcaaagaaactaaaaaaaaaaaaaggttattgTTTGgatgaaatggaaacaaagaaaCTTGACTTGGAGAACTTCAGCTCAGAACTGGGTTAGACATAAAACCTGAGAAACACTGACACTGTGATCATTCTTATTGACTGTAAATTATACCATTTCTCCTCCCATTTTTAGCATTCTTTCAATCTTCTTTCTATACATGTGGATGGCCTCAATTGTAGATGAAAAATCCAACATGTTTAGTTCATCCTTATGAGAATCATTGGCACAGACTTGACCAGAACAATTAAAACTTTACAGTTACTGGTCCATCGTGTTTATTTGTTGAACCATGCACTGCCATagaatgtaaattaataatgtTGCCAAAAGTTACCTTAAGAAACATGTGTCATTCTGGTGTTTGGGCTCCTCACCTTCTGCGCTGCCTTGGAGGGGCCCTTGTTCTTACTTCCTTTGGGGCGGCCCCTCGGGCGCTTTGGGACAGGCTCTCCACTGGGCTCCTAAAAGGAAGGCAGTGTATGGCATGAATGTCAGGGGTACCGAGGACAGGAAGCAAAGATTAGAACCCAACTACATTTTTGAATATTAGATTATTACttcaccaaggaatgcggcagagttacGTGACAACCgacatacgtttgtctgtctgtctgtctctctgtctgtgtgttagcaacattactcaaaaacagacgaacggatttggaagaaattttcggggaaggtcagaaatgacacaaggaccaagtgattagattttggcagtgatgcggcttatagtctggatccatggatttgataaagatttctgtatcattgtgagatagtggcactgTAACTaagacaacaagtgaacactacatcagctgcctgctgacaatcacatgattgtgatgctactacaaatccaccactgtggaattatcaggacttatctgtcagaaatgatatgacagagcagccttggcggagtactgctcgctctgtgagtgtttttcttgtttcaaaATGTATTGTACATTTCAATCAAACTCTAGGCTACTTAAAAAATTAGCTGAGGATTACTTCTGAGACATACCTTTATAAAACAGTCTGGTTTTTGTTACCCACAGTAACAGTGTAGTCTACTGTGTAAATGGACATGATTGTGGTGTGAATTTCTTGTAGGTCTGTAACTCACTGATGAATAACCTCTGTAAATATATTCATATAAGCACCTTTAGAACCCTCATTAGTCATTACACCCCTGATTTAACTCATGGAAAATTTGCACAAATACATCCATCCTCACTTTCCTCTTCTTACTCATCTTTTCAGTTGTAAACATTAGCCAAAGTCAGGACTGCATACATTAGTGATTAGTATGGATGGATATATTCATTTAAACAGCAGTATAGTTGGAAAAACAACATCCAGCTGCAAATTTGTGGAAACCCGTGGAGCTTCAGGTCAGGTGCATAGTGGAAGGGTGGACTGCACACCCAAACAATCAATAACAAATGCAACAAATTCAACACATTTTAAGGCAGACTGCCACAAGATGAGAGCAGCATGGCAAAACACAATGCTAAAGTTCTACTCTCCCACCATAGTGAGGTGTCTGGACTGTGTTCTATTTAAACCCCACCTTGATCCCACTGTGTGTAATGAGATTCTCAGTGACAGACAGGACTCCTGTCTCTTTCAGAGCAGATTCAGTGAACAGCAGTCACTCTTACTTTGTGGATCTTCCTTGGTCTCCCCGGTCTCCTCTTCAGTGTGTCCGCGGCCCCGGTGGGCTCCTGGGAGCCAGAGCTTTCACCGGGCTGGTCCCTGTGTCCACTCATAGTTCCCGGTGCCGAAGGTCCTCCGTTCTCCCcgtaaattgaaaaaaaagatcccaaaagaaagaaagaacccTCGGACTTGGTGATCGCAGCTTCAGTGGTACTGCTGTAGTTCTGCTGTCCGCTTTATAGCCAGCTTGTAATGCTGATCAAAACAAGCCCGGAAGTGGTGATATGGTTTGTCTCAAGGAGCACAAGAAACACCGGGACACCGGAGACACCGGAGACACCGGGGACAGCGCCCTCAGCTCCAACACGGACACAACACACCGCGGCACCGGGAAGGACCAGCGAGACCTGACAGTCTGTACGGAGCGTGTGGGAGTGTGGGAATACTACATCCAAAAGCAGGCTCCACTCAATGAGGATCAGGTTTACaaacaaaaggagaaagaaagaagtcaCCTCTGTCGTGGGAGGATAACACACCGGGGTAGGAGGGTCTGAGTGGAAGCAGTGAAAACACAAGGGGGAATCCTGGCTGCGGCCCAGACATGACAGGACATGGCCTTTATGATGTAAGTTCACATTTTACAGCTTTCAGTGTAAGACAACACCCATTAAAATTCACACGTGAGAAATATGGAGTGGTCCAGATCATTAAAGTGAAGAGATGTTGCTGCCACAAAACTAGAggctcattccagaactggaggacattttacatcctacccatcaaatttcaaataatccatataaaaaatattaaaacatgcagttataGTGTAAATGTACTTCTCTTGacaccaaatctaaaaaaaattaaaaaaaaaaactaggagaaaagaatgtttgaaaatgtttttaaaatatc
This is a stretch of genomic DNA from Amphiprion ocellaris isolate individual 3 ecotype Okinawa chromosome 21, ASM2253959v1, whole genome shotgun sequence. It encodes these proteins:
- the hmga2 gene encoding high mobility group protein HMGI-C, with product MSGHRDQPGESSGSQEPTGAADTLKRRPGRPRKIHKEPSGEPVPKRPRGRPKGSKNKGPSKAAQKKTEAMEEKRPRGRPRKWPQQVIQKKPAQEEQEEETGESPEED